A genomic stretch from Gammaproteobacteria bacterium CG11_big_fil_rev_8_21_14_0_20_46_22 includes:
- a CDS encoding elongation factor Tu, which translates to IAPIAMDEGLRFAIREGGRTVGAGVVVKITE; encoded by the coding sequence ATTGCACCGATTGCGATGGACGAAGGTTTGCGCTTTGCGATTCGTGAAGGTGGTCGTACCGTCGGCGCCGGTGTTGTGGTTAAAATTACAGAGTAA
- a CDS encoding 30S ribosomal protein S10, translated as MAEKRQRIRIRLKAFDHRLIDKSTSEIVETAKRTGAQICGPIPLPTRKERFTVLISPHVNKDARDQYEIRTHKRMVDIIGPTDKTVDALMRLDLAAGVDVEIVVD; from the coding sequence ATGGCAGAAAAAAGGCAACGTATTCGTATCCGGTTAAAAGCGTTCGATCATCGCTTGATTGATAAATCAACGAGCGAGATTGTTGAAACGGCTAAGCGTACTGGCGCGCAAATTTGCGGTCCAATTCCTTTGCCCACTCGCAAAGAACGTTTCACGGTATTGATTTCACCTCACGTCAATAAAGACGCACGTGATCAATATGAAATTCGCACACACAAACGTATGGTCGATATTATCGGCCCAACTGATAAAACAGTTGATGCTTTGATGCGTTTGGATCTTGCAGCAGGTGTCGACGTCGAAATCGTCGTTGACTAA
- a CDS encoding 50S ribosomal protein L3, with the protein MALGLIGRKCGMTRIFTESGESIPVTVVSVAPNHVVQVKTLESDGYNALQVGAGVAKPQRLTKAELGHFAKATVEPATSLREFRVNEGHEHKIGDELTVELFQAGQKVDVSGVSKGKGFQGGIKRHNFTMQDATHGNSVSHRAIGSTGQNQTPGRVFKGKKMPGQMGNKNRTAPMLEVVKIDVERRLLLIKGAVPGFAGGEVVVTPAAKAKEVNNAA; encoded by the coding sequence ATGGCACTTGGATTAATAGGCCGAAAATGTGGAATGACACGTATCTTCACTGAAAGTGGCGAGTCGATTCCTGTGACGGTGGTTTCAGTAGCGCCGAACCACGTGGTTCAAGTTAAAACACTTGAGTCAGATGGTTACAACGCACTACAAGTCGGTGCGGGTGTGGCAAAGCCACAGCGTTTAACAAAAGCTGAGTTGGGTCATTTTGCTAAGGCAACGGTTGAGCCTGCAACGTCTTTGCGTGAATTTCGTGTAAACGAAGGTCATGAACATAAAATTGGTGATGAATTAACAGTAGAGTTATTTCAAGCAGGCCAGAAAGTTGACGTCAGTGGCGTCAGCAAAGGTAAAGGCTTCCAGGGCGGTATTAAACGTCACAACTTTACTATGCAAGATGCGACTCACGGTAACTCTGTGTCTCACCGTGCGATTGGTTCAACGGGTCAAAACCAAACACCAGGTCGTGTTTTCAAAGGTAAGAAAATGCCTGGCCAAATGGGTAACAAAAACCGAACTGCACCTATGCTAGAGGTGGTAAAAATTGACGTTGAACGTCGTTTACTACTCATTAAGGGTGCGGTGCCAGGTTTTGCCGGTGGTGAAGTCGTTGTTACACCAGCGGCTAAAGCAAAAGAGGTGAACAATGCAGCTTAA
- a CDS encoding 50S ribosomal protein L4: protein MQLNVLEKGTAKTTVDVAELVFDREYNEGLIHQVIVAQMAGERQGSKAQKTRAEVSGGGIKPWRQKGTGRARAGSIRSPIWVGGGKSFAAKPRSFKQKVNRKMHRAAMCAMLSEMVRQERLLIVEDIRLTDHKTKGLMAKLNELNVNDVLMVVEHADENLLLASRNLHNVAVIDAQAVDPLALISFEKTVITVAALKQLEERLS from the coding sequence ATGCAGCTTAATGTCCTAGAAAAAGGCACAGCCAAAACAACAGTTGATGTTGCTGAGCTCGTTTTTGATCGTGAATACAACGAAGGGTTGATTCACCAAGTGATTGTTGCGCAGATGGCTGGCGAACGCCAAGGCTCTAAAGCGCAAAAAACACGGGCTGAAGTTAGTGGTGGTGGCATTAAGCCATGGCGCCAAAAAGGTACGGGTCGTGCGCGTGCCGGTAGTATCCGCAGCCCAATCTGGGTTGGCGGCGGTAAATCGTTTGCAGCCAAGCCTCGTAGCTTCAAGCAAAAGGTAAACCGTAAAATGCACCGTGCTGCGATGTGTGCCATGTTGTCTGAAATGGTTCGTCAAGAGCGCTTGCTTATCGTTGAAGACATTCGGTTGACTGACCATAAAACCAAAGGTCTTATGGCGAAATTGAATGAATTGAACGTTAACGATGTGTTGATGGTCGTTGAACACGCTGATGAAAACTTGTTGTTGGCCTCGCGCAACCTTCATAACGTTGCGGTGATCGATGCTCAAGCGGTTGATCCTTTGGCGTTAATCAGCTTTGAGAAAACCGTGATCACAGTCGCTGCCCTGAAACAACTTGAGGAGCGCTTGTCATGA
- a CDS encoding 50S ribosomal protein L23 yields MNQERLMKVIFGPLVTEKSQMAAEKHNQVTFRVARDANKHEIKQAVELLFKVEVENVQVANVKGKIKRFGGRLGRRNHWKKAYVSLAEGQDINFGALEG; encoded by the coding sequence ATGAATCAAGAACGTTTAATGAAAGTTATTTTTGGTCCGCTTGTGACTGAAAAGTCGCAGATGGCTGCTGAAAAGCATAACCAAGTGACATTTAGAGTCGCTCGTGATGCGAATAAGCACGAAATCAAACAAGCGGTTGAGTTGTTATTTAAAGTCGAAGTGGAAAACGTTCAAGTTGCCAACGTAAAAGGTAAAATTAAACGTTTCGGTGGTCGTCTAGGTCGCCGTAACCACTGGAAAAAAGCGTATGTGTCATTGGCTGAAGGTCAAGATATCAACTTTGGCGCGCTAGAAGGTTAA
- a CDS encoding 50S ribosomal protein L2 gives MPVVNTKPTSPGRRFVTKVVHPHLHKGEPYKPLLEKVKKNGGRNNNGRVTVRHVGGGHKQRYRLIDFKRNKDGIVAVVERIEYDPNRTAHIALLKYADGERRYIIAPKDLRAGDEVQSGAEAPIKPGNTLPLSIIPVGSMIHCVEMKPGKGAQLARSAGASVQLLAREGRHVTLKLRSGELRKVLVDCRATLGEVSNSEHNLRSLGKAGAKRWRGVRPTVRGVAMNPVDHPHGGGEGRTSGGRHPVSPWGTPTKGYKTRRNKRTNKLIVRRRDKK, from the coding sequence ATGCCTGTAGTCAATACAAAACCCACATCGCCAGGTCGTCGGTTTGTCACAAAAGTGGTTCATCCTCACCTGCATAAAGGTGAGCCGTATAAGCCTTTGTTGGAAAAGGTTAAGAAAAATGGTGGTCGTAATAACAACGGTCGCGTGACTGTCCGCCACGTGGGTGGTGGTCATAAGCAGCGTTACCGTTTAATCGATTTTAAACGTAACAAAGACGGTATTGTTGCGGTTGTTGAGCGTATTGAATACGATCCAAACCGTACAGCGCACATTGCTTTGCTGAAATATGCAGATGGTGAACGTCGCTACATCATTGCACCTAAAGATTTGCGTGCCGGTGATGAGGTGCAAAGTGGTGCTGAGGCGCCAATTAAGCCAGGCAATACTTTACCGTTGAGTATTATTCCTGTCGGTAGCATGATCCACTGTGTTGAGATGAAGCCTGGCAAGGGTGCTCAGTTGGCCCGTAGTGCGGGTGCTTCGGTCCAGTTACTGGCTCGTGAAGGTCGCCATGTCACATTGAAATTGCGTTCAGGTGAATTGCGTAAAGTATTGGTTGATTGCCGTGCAACATTGGGTGAAGTCTCAAACTCAGAGCATAACCTACGAAGCTTGGGTAAAGCCGGTGCGAAACGCTGGCGTGGTGTTCGCCCAACCGTTCGCGGCGTGGCAATGAACCCTGTTGACCATCCACACGGTGGTGGTGAAGGCCGTACATCAGGTGGCCGTCATCCGGTATCGCCTTGGGGTACGCCGACTAAAGGTTACAAAACGCGTCGTAACAAACGTACGAACAAGTTGATCGTTCGTCGACGCGATAAGAAATAG
- a CDS encoding 30S ribosomal protein S19, which translates to MTRSSKKGPFVDANLLKKVDGADRSKKQVIKTRSRASMILPDFVGLTIAVHNGREFVPVLVGEDMVGHKLGEFAPTRTFRGHAADKKTKK; encoded by the coding sequence GTGACACGTTCAAGTAAAAAAGGCCCTTTTGTTGATGCAAATTTGCTCAAAAAAGTTGATGGGGCTGATCGTAGCAAAAAGCAAGTCATTAAAACACGCTCACGTGCTTCAATGATTCTGCCTGATTTTGTGGGTTTAACGATTGCTGTGCACAACGGTCGTGAGTTTGTCCCTGTTTTGGTTGGCGAGGACATGGTAGGTCATAAGTTAGGTGAATTTGCGCCTACACGAACTTTCCGTGGTCACGCAGCTGATAAGAAAACGAAGAAGTAA
- a CDS encoding 50S ribosomal protein L22, producing MEVSAKYKYARFSAQKARLVADQVRGLSVEQALDLLAFSPKRAAKAVKQVLESAIANAEHNNGMDIDELKISAIYVDEGPTLKRMRARAKGRGARILKRMCHITVKVSDGESH from the coding sequence ATGGAAGTTTCTGCAAAATACAAATACGCTCGCTTTTCAGCGCAAAAGGCTCGCCTCGTTGCTGATCAAGTGCGTGGTTTGTCGGTTGAGCAAGCGTTAGATCTTTTAGCGTTTAGCCCAAAGCGTGCGGCTAAAGCGGTTAAGCAAGTCTTGGAGTCTGCGATTGCCAATGCTGAGCATAACAATGGCATGGACATTGATGAGTTGAAAATTTCAGCCATCTATGTTGACGAAGGACCAACGTTAAAGCGTATGCGTGCTCGTGCTAAAGGCCGTGGCGCCCGCATTTTAAAGCGCATGTGTCATATTACTGTGAAAGTATCAGATGGAGAGAGTCACTAA
- a CDS encoding 30S ribosomal protein S3 produces MGQKVNPTGIRLGIIKESSSRWYATTKEFASHLYEDLQVRRLLKKHLARGVVGRVDIERPAKNAKITIHTSRPGVIIGKNGQDVEILRNKIGHMLNVPVHINIEEIRKPDLDAKLVAESIAMQLEKRVSFRRAMKRSVQNTMRAGALGIKVCVGGRLGGAEIARSEWYREGRVPLHTFRADIDYATARANTTYGVIGVKIWIFKGEVTGEGLPAGAAAVEQAPRAKPKKRGGRSE; encoded by the coding sequence ATGGGTCAAAAAGTTAATCCTACCGGTATCCGCTTAGGCATCATTAAAGAATCGTCTTCACGCTGGTATGCAACAACGAAAGAGTTTGCAAGCCACTTGTATGAAGATCTTCAAGTTCGCCGTTTGTTGAAAAAACACTTGGCGCGTGGCGTTGTGGGTCGCGTGGATATCGAGCGTCCAGCTAAAAACGCTAAAATCACCATTCATACTTCTCGCCCTGGCGTGATTATTGGTAAAAATGGTCAAGATGTTGAGATCTTGCGTAATAAAATCGGCCATATGTTGAATGTGCCTGTGCATATCAATATTGAAGAAATTCGCAAACCTGATTTGGATGCGAAGCTTGTTGCTGAAAGCATCGCGATGCAGCTTGAAAAGCGTGTTTCGTTTCGTCGTGCAATGAAGCGCTCTGTTCAAAACACTATGCGCGCAGGTGCCTTGGGCATCAAGGTTTGTGTTGGTGGTCGTTTGGGCGGCGCTGAGATTGCTCGTAGCGAATGGTATCGTGAAGGCCGTGTGCCTTTGCACACTTTCCGTGCTGATATCGATTACGCAACAGCGCGGGCTAACACGACATACGGTGTGATCGGCGTGAAGATTTGGATTTTTAAAGGCGAAGTCACGGGTGAAGGCCTGCCGGCAGGAGCTGCTGCAGTTGAGCAAGCCCCGAGAGCCAAGCCTAAGAAACGTGGTGGGAGATCAGAATAA
- a CDS encoding 50S ribosomal protein L16, which translates to MLQPKRRKFRKDFKGKNRGLALRGNKVSFGRFGLQSTGRGRLTARQIEAARRALTRYMKRGGKVWIRVFPDKPISKKPLEVRQGKGKGSVEYWVALIQPGRMLFEVEGVSEEVAREAFRLAANKLPFATTFVERTLM; encoded by the coding sequence ATGTTGCAACCAAAACGTAGAAAATTCCGTAAGGATTTTAAAGGTAAAAACCGTGGGTTAGCTTTGCGCGGTAATAAGGTCAGCTTTGGTCGCTTTGGTCTTCAATCAACCGGCCGTGGCCGATTGACGGCGCGTCAAATTGAAGCCGCTCGTCGTGCTTTAACGCGTTACATGAAGCGTGGCGGTAAAGTATGGATTCGTGTGTTTCCAGACAAGCCGATTTCAAAGAAGCCTTTGGAAGTCCGTCAAGGTAAAGGTAAAGGTAGCGTAGAATACTGGGTGGCGTTGATTCAGCCGGGTCGTATGCTATTTGAAGTCGAAGGCGTGAGCGAAGAAGTGGCGCGTGAAGCGTTTCGCTTAGCCGCAAACAAACTACCGTTTGCGACCACGTTTGTCGAAAGAACGTTGATGTAA
- a CDS encoding 50S ribosomal protein L29: MKAADLRKKSVPELKEELLALVREQFNLRIQRATGQLNKTHLLKNVRRSIARVKTLINEQEGKK, from the coding sequence ATGAAAGCAGCTGATTTAAGAAAAAAATCTGTGCCTGAGTTGAAAGAAGAGTTATTGGCGTTGGTCCGTGAGCAATTCAATTTACGAATTCAGCGCGCCACTGGCCAGCTTAACAAAACACATTTGTTGAAAAATGTGCGCCGCAGTATTGCGCGTGTTAAGACACTCATTAATGAGCAAGAAGGTAAGAAGTGA
- a CDS encoding 30S ribosomal protein S17 yields the protein MEKQKVQRELQGRVVSDKMDKGAVVMVERRVKHRLYPKIITRSKKYHICDPQNTCGLGDLVRIREGQKVSKTIAWHFVEVIEKAK from the coding sequence ATGGAAAAGCAAAAAGTACAACGCGAATTACAGGGCCGCGTGGTCAGTGACAAAATGGATAAGGGTGCTGTTGTGATGGTAGAGCGCCGCGTTAAGCACCGCCTTTACCCTAAAATCATCACTCGCTCAAAAAAATACCACATCTGTGACCCACAGAATACCTGTGGTTTGGGTGATTTGGTGCGTATCCGTGAGGGCCAAAAGGTCTCTAAGACCATTGCTTGGCATTTCGTGGAAGTGATTGAAAAAGCGAAGTAA
- a CDS encoding 50S ribosomal protein L14, which yields MIQMQTVLDVADNSGGRRVMCIKVLGGSHRRYAAIGDVIKVSVKEANPRGRVKKGEVYNAVVVRTKSGVRRQDGSLIKFDDNAVVILNNQLQPIGTRIFGSITRELRENYMKIISLAEEVL from the coding sequence ATGATTCAGATGCAAACAGTCCTCGATGTTGCAGATAACAGTGGTGGACGACGTGTCATGTGTATTAAGGTCCTTGGTGGCTCACACCGCCGTTACGCGGCTATTGGTGATGTGATCAAGGTGAGCGTTAAAGAAGCTAACCCTCGTGGTCGTGTCAAAAAAGGTGAAGTGTACAACGCGGTTGTTGTCCGTACGAAAAGCGGTGTTCGTCGTCAAGACGGTTCATTGATTAAGTTCGATGACAACGCAGTGGTTATTTTGAATAACCAATTGCAACCGATAGGTACTCGTATTTTCGGTTCAATCACGCGTGAGTTGCGTGAAAACTACATGAAAATTATTTCATTGGCAGAAGAAGTGTTGTAA
- a CDS encoding 50S ribosomal protein L24 — translation MPAVKAKQAVKCKIKKGDEVILIAGKDKGKRGKVKQVKRLADGRVKLLVDGVNMVKKHVKPNPNTGEQGGVQSREAFLDVSNVKAYNATANKGDRIGYRVLEDGKKVRYYKSTGDVVSSDV, via the coding sequence ATGCCAGCGGTTAAAGCAAAACAAGCAGTAAAATGCAAAATCAAAAAAGGCGACGAAGTTATTTTGATCGCCGGTAAAGACAAAGGTAAGCGCGGAAAAGTTAAGCAAGTAAAACGTTTAGCTGATGGCCGCGTTAAATTGCTCGTCGACGGCGTTAACATGGTGAAAAAACATGTTAAGCCTAACCCTAACACAGGGGAGCAAGGTGGTGTTCAGTCTCGCGAAGCGTTTTTAGATGTGTCAAACGTCAAAGCTTATAACGCTACTGCGAACAAAGGCGACCGTATCGGCTACCGTGTGTTGGAAGACGGTAAAAAAGTTCGTTATTACAAATCGACAGGCGATGTCGTTAGTTCAGACGTATAA
- a CDS encoding 50S ribosomal protein L5, producing the protein MARLQDTYRSEIVKSLQERFSYKSVMEVPKVTKVTLNMGLGEAITDKKALENALSDMEKIAGQKPVVTKARKSIAGFKLRDGYPVGCKVTLRGKRMYEFLDRLINISIPRIRDFRGFSAKSFDGRGNYSLGIKEQIVFPEIDYDKIDKLRGLDITITTTAKTNEEGVALLSAFNFPLKEKVEG; encoded by the coding sequence ATGGCTAGATTGCAAGATACATACCGCTCTGAGATCGTTAAAAGCTTACAAGAGCGTTTTAGCTACAAAAGCGTGATGGAAGTGCCTAAGGTGACGAAGGTGACTTTGAACATGGGTTTGGGTGAGGCGATCACTGATAAAAAAGCGCTTGAAAACGCACTCAGTGATATGGAAAAAATCGCTGGTCAAAAACCCGTGGTCACAAAAGCCCGTAAGTCAATCGCCGGTTTTAAATTGCGGGATGGTTACCCAGTGGGCTGCAAAGTGACGTTGCGCGGCAAAAGAATGTATGAATTCTTAGATCGATTGATCAATATCTCAATTCCTCGTATTCGTGACTTCCGTGGCTTCTCGGCTAAGTCATTTGATGGCCGCGGTAATTACAGCTTAGGCATCAAAGAGCAAATCGTATTCCCAGAAATTGATTACGATAAAATTGATAAATTACGTGGTTTAGATATCACTATCACGACCACAGCGAAAACAAACGAGGAGGGCGTGGCTTTATTGAGCGCGTTTAACTTCCCATTGAAAGAAAAGGTTGAGGGCTAA
- a CDS encoding 30S ribosomal protein S14, translating to MAKISMKQREYKRIRTVAKFSKKREALRAELKEAFKSDEGAFEVQLEMQKLPRNASPIRVRRRCQVCGRPHGVFRKFGLCRICIRKYGMRGLIPGLEKASW from the coding sequence ATGGCAAAAATTTCAATGAAACAGCGTGAATATAAGCGAATCAGAACGGTCGCTAAATTCAGCAAAAAGCGTGAAGCTTTGCGTGCAGAATTGAAAGAAGCGTTTAAATCTGATGAGGGCGCTTTTGAAGTTCAATTGGAAATGCAAAAATTGCCTCGTAATGCTTCGCCTATCCGTGTTCGTCGTCGTTGCCAAGTTTGTGGCCGCCCACACGGTGTGTTTCGTAAATTTGGTTTGTGTCGTATTTGCATTCGTAAATATGGCATGCGTGGTTTAATCCCAGGCTTAGAAAAAGCAAGTTGGTAA
- a CDS encoding 30S ribosomal protein S8, with translation MSMQDPIADMLTRIRNAQAMTKSHVSMPHSKAKAAIANVLADEGYIIGFKKEDEDGKSALVVELKYYEGRPVIEKLSRASKPSSRVYRTAKDLPTVLGGLGVAIVSTSKGVMSDRVARKLGVGGEVLCFVE, from the coding sequence ATGAGTATGCAAGATCCAATTGCTGATATGTTAACGCGAATTCGTAACGCGCAAGCGATGACGAAATCACACGTATCAATGCCACATTCGAAAGCGAAAGCTGCGATTGCAAACGTGTTGGCAGATGAAGGTTACATTATCGGCTTTAAAAAAGAAGATGAAGATGGCAAGTCAGCATTGGTTGTTGAGTTGAAGTATTACGAAGGTAGGCCGGTGATTGAGAAGCTTTCTCGCGCCAGTAAGCCTAGTAGTCGCGTCTATCGCACTGCGAAAGATTTGCCAACCGTATTAGGCGGCTTGGGTGTGGCGATTGTTTCCACATCAAAAGGTGTCATGAGCGACCGTGTTGCGCGTAAATTAGGCGTTGGCGGTGAAGTTCTGTGCTTTGTGGAGTAG
- a CDS encoding 50S ribosomal protein L6, with protein sequence MSRVAKNPIQLPSGVEVALTGQALKVKGPKGELHFDIDNDVQMHQDGQELTFTWSDDDSKHAKRSGSKNKVKKNVVALAGTTRAIVNNMVMGVSQGFQRSLKMVGVGYRAQAQGNKLNVSAGFSHPVVFDVPQGITIETPSQTEIVIKGIDKQLVGQVAANIRGIRPPEPYKGKGIRYTDEHVAIKETKKK encoded by the coding sequence ATGTCTAGAGTTGCGAAAAATCCGATTCAATTGCCTTCAGGCGTCGAAGTCGCGTTGACAGGTCAAGCCTTGAAAGTCAAAGGCCCTAAAGGCGAGCTTCATTTTGACATCGACAATGATGTTCAAATGCACCAAGACGGTCAAGAGCTTACGTTCACTTGGTCAGATGATGATTCAAAGCATGCCAAGCGCTCGGGTTCAAAGAACAAGGTAAAGAAAAACGTTGTAGCCTTAGCAGGTACAACTCGTGCCATCGTTAATAATATGGTTATGGGTGTCAGCCAAGGGTTTCAACGCTCATTGAAAATGGTCGGCGTGGGTTACCGTGCTCAGGCGCAAGGTAACAAATTGAATGTGTCTGCCGGTTTTTCTCACCCTGTGGTGTTTGATGTGCCACAAGGCATCACCATTGAAACACCGTCACAAACTGAAATTGTGATCAAAGGTATCGACAAACAATTGGTTGGTCAGGTAGCGGCTAACATTCGTGGTATTCGTCCACCTGAGCCTTACAAAGGTAAAGGTATTCGTTACACGGATGAGCACGTTGCTATTAAAGAAACCAAGAAAAAGTAA
- a CDS encoding 50S ribosomal protein L18: MISKKIARLRRAKKSRGKIARLDASPRLSVYRSNQHVYAQVLTADGSKVLAQASSLDKAVSTDGDGKATATAVGRTVAERAKAAGVSKVAFDRSGYRYHGRVKALADGAREAGLDF, encoded by the coding sequence ATGATTTCTAAAAAAATTGCAAGATTACGTCGGGCGAAGAAGTCACGCGGTAAAATTGCCCGCCTTGATGCTTCACCACGTTTAAGTGTTTACCGCTCTAATCAGCATGTTTATGCGCAAGTATTAACGGCTGACGGTTCGAAAGTGTTGGCACAAGCTTCAAGCTTGGACAAAGCGGTATCTACAGATGGCGACGGTAAAGCGACAGCGACAGCCGTCGGCCGCACAGTGGCTGAACGTGCAAAAGCGGCTGGTGTTTCAAAAGTCGCATTTGATCGTTCGGGATATCGTTATCACGGTCGTGTCAAAGCGTTGGCTGATGGCGCTCGTGAAGCTGGTTTAGACTTTTAA